In Cicer arietinum cultivar CDC Frontier isolate Library 1 chromosome 7, Cicar.CDCFrontier_v2.0, whole genome shotgun sequence, a single window of DNA contains:
- the LOC101496251 gene encoding IQ domain-containing protein IQM1 yields MGVSVTDLSNGSNNMSSSSRLSDYRPQHMILEKIHSFVKEEKMDSEKLVESKSDSEMKCKQVPVISLPEAVVFCSPRPVYELDAAATKLQKVYKSYRTRRNLADCAVVAEELWWKALDFAALRRSSVSFFDVKKQETAVSRWARARTRAAKVGKGLSKNEKAQKLALQHWLEAIDPRHRYGHNLHMYYDIWFESQSTQPFFYWLDVGGGKEINLEKCPRNTLQRQCIKYLGPKEREEYEVIVEKGKLVYRQDGRVVDTNEKSKWIFVLSTTRALYVGKKQKGKFQHSSFLSGGATTAAGRLVAHQGVLEAIWPYSGHYHPTEENFKEFISFLGEHNVDLTNVKRCAIDDDTPSFIGSNSFNDINESLQTKGPMVKVDESNVTTTIHKNDAVAVFNASRRLSCKWSTGAGPRIGCVREYPEHLQSKALEQVNLSPRPSSTRYNKFGPIPSPRPSPKVRMSPRLAYMGLPSPRNPISTAS; encoded by the exons atggGGGTATCTGTTACTGATTTATCAAATGGATCCAATAATATGAGCAGTTCAAGTCGGTTAAGTGATTACAGACCTCAACATATGATTCTTgaaaaaattcattcatttgttaaagaagaaaaaatggatTCAGAAAAACTTGTTGAAAGCAAAAGTGATTCTGAAATGAAATGTAAACAAGTTCCAGTGATTTCTCTGCCTGAAGCAGTGGTTTTTTGTTCTCCAAGACCTGTGTATGAGCTTGATGCTGCTGCAACTAAACTTCAAAAGGTTTACAAGAGTTATCGTACTAGAAGAAACCTTGCAGATTGTGCTGTTGTAGCAGAAGAGTTATGGTGGAAAGCATTGGATTTTGCTGCTCTTAGAAGGAGCTCTGTTTCTTTCTTTGATGTTAAGAAACAAGAAACCGCTGTCTCGCGTTGGGCTAGAGCAAGAACAAGAGCAGCTAAG GTGGGAAAAGGTTTATCCAAGAATGAAAAGGCACAAAAATTAGCATTGCAACATTGGCTTGAAGCT ATTGACCCGCGTCATCGATATGGACACAATCTTCACATGTATTATGATATCTGGTTTGAGAGTCAAAGTACACAACCATTTTTCTACTG GTTGGATGTTGGAGGTGGAAAAGAAATAAATCTTGAGAAATGTCCAAGGAACACACTACAACGCCAATGTATTAAATATCTTGGACCA AAAGAAAGAGAGGAATATGAAGTAATTGTTGAAAAGGGAAAGCTAGTGTATAGACAAGATGGGAGAGTTGTGGATACTAATGAGAAATCAAAATGGATATTTGTTCTTAGCACCACAAGAGCTTTGTATGTGGGGAAAAAGCAAAAGGGTAAATTTCAACACTCAAGCTTTCTTTCTGGTGGTGCAACCACAGCAGCTGGTAGATTAGTAGCTCATCAAGGTGTTCTTGAG GCTATTTGGCCATACAGTGGTCACTACCATCCAACTGAAGAGAATTTCAAAGAATTTATAAGCTTTCTTGGAGAGCACAATGTAGACCTTACAAATGTTAAG AGATGTGCCATAGATGATGATACTCCTTCATTTATTGGAAGTAATTCATTTAATGACATTAATGAATCACTACAAACAAAGGGTCCTATGGTGAAGGTCGACGAGAGCAACGTAACAACAACAATTCATAAAAACGATGCTGTTGCGGTATTTAACGCTTCAAGGAGGTTGTCTTGCAAGTGGTCAACAGGGGCTGGTCCACGTATTGGGTGTGTTCGTGAGTATCCAGAACACTTGCAATCAAAAGCGTTGGAACAAGTTAATTTGTCTCCAAGGCCCAGTTCTACACGATACAACAAATTTGGCCCAATTCCCTCTCCTAGGCCTAGCCCAAAAGTTAGGATGTCACCTAGGCTTGCGTATATGGGATTGCCCAGTCCAAGAAACCCAATTTCAACTGCAAGTTAA